DNA sequence from the Pseudobacteroides sp. genome:
CATTAATACAAATGCAAATATAACTAAAGATATCAGAAAGAGCTTAACACCAATTGCCAAAATATAAGAAAGTGTATTCTCCAGAGAATATCCTCCCATTCCATTGCTCCTTGGACCGAACATTATGTTGAATGCAAAGCCAAACCCCAAAACACTTAGTATAATAATTGTTATATTCCTCAAAATAGGATCATTTTTTATAGTTTCCCACATATATTAGCACTCCTTTAGTGTAATTCATTCTTCCTCGTAGGTTTTAACTGACTGAAAATAAATCCAAGGATGCTTAGAATTAACCCTACGATAAATATAATTAGTATTGTATTAACAATGGTCTGTATGTTAATATTACTAAACAAGCCTCCAAATACACCCTGTGACATAGCAGAATGATTCACTTGGCCGGTAGTTGTTATATTTAACATATAGGTCTGTGCTGTATTTGACAATACTATTGACTGCCTTGTTAAGTCATCACTAAGCAGGTTCAAAGAAGCTACCCCTTCAGCTAATTTATAAACACTTTGATGAATCTGATTCATTCTCTCCTTATCATAAACGAGTCCTGAAGATGATATATAGGGGTTTATATTAACAAGACCTGCAGCCTCATTTATATAATTTTGAGCCTGTGTCAATTTATTTTTATTTTGCACCGTCAAGTTATATTGATTTGTATAGTATTGAATCAAGTCCTGGGTACTAGTACTTGCATTCTCAGCTTGGTTTACCAATTGACTTTGAAGCTGATTTAAAAGCACCATACCTAATGACATTTTGTATACACCATTATGAAGCTGCTCCATCTTGTTTGCATCGTAGACTGTCCCCATATTCTGCATAACCATATTATTTTGCTGAGAGGTGGTTAAAGGAGTAGGTTGATTTGCTTCGGCTTGAGGGTAAATATTAACAGTGATATTGTTTCCTCCTTGAGTAGGAGCTGTATTCGTATAATTATTAGCTTGGACATTTGCCTTTGTATCACCCTGTGACGATGGAGTTGCATGGGGTTGAGAACTATTTTTCATCTGCATATTACCCATTGCCTCAGAATTTGAGTCAGATGCATATGGGTCAACTGTCATAAGTCTTATTGCTTCGTTAAGTGACATTAATGATTTATTTAAACTATCTTTATTTTGTAAAATAATATTAGCTTGATTTAACCCTACCGGGTTACCAGATTGCTGACTTTTAACAGCATCTTGAGTCATTCCTGTATGGTTGGCCGCTGTATCTTTTTTTGTATCTTTTGACTGGCTTGTATTATTATTTGTTGTTGCTGTAGCAGTATTATGACCTGAATGATTAGTAAACAGAGTCATATACCCTATAAACCCTAACCCTCCTACTATAATAGTTACTAGAAAAACAACTAAAACACCCTTTAAAAATTTCATTTGTGACTCACCCCTTTACTGAATTTCGTATAACAACTTTTATTTATTATAAATACTTTGTAACAATGTTTGACTACATTTGCCCAGTCATCATATGGTGAACACCAAATGCTGCTGCAGCAATAATCACAATAATAGCCAACACAACCAATATTGTTATTGTTTTTTTATTCATCAAGCTAAGCCCCCTTTCATTTATGGAACATATTAAGACATGAACGAAAAATTCCTTCCGCTTTTGAGCAGGTATTGACTAGTTAAGTCAACACATAAGCGAAATTTTATAGGGGAAGTTATTTTTTGCTCATGACTAAGCTTATAACTGGATTATACAAAGTAAATATGAAGATTTTATGGAGATTTATAAATAAATCATGACTATATAAAACAATTAATGAAGGATCTTATCAAAAATATTATTTCATTAAATTAAGTAATATCATTAACAATTTTAACTCCCTAAAAACAAAGCCCCTACCATAGAACCAAGCCGTAAGGGTATACAGCCGGTATCTAAAGTAGGGGCTTTGCTTTAAAAGATATTACTATATAACATCATATCCTTGATCTACTATAGCATCCTTTATAATGTCAACATTAACCTTAGACGGGTCGAATTCTATAGTAACCTTTTTTGATTTTAAATCAACAGTTACGTTTCCAACACCATTTAATGCTCCTACAGCCTTCTTAACACTGTTTTCACAATGATTGCAAGACATTCCTTCCACATTTAAGGTTTTCACTTCACTTGCCATAATTAAATCCTCCTATAGTTTATTTATAACCTTGTATAGTATTTACAAGATTTGTTGTTTGGCGTGTAAAATCATCATTTAATCGATTGAGCTCAGCTACACCTTCTGCTAGCACCTTCATGCCCTGATGAATTTGGTTCATTCTTTCCTTGTCATACACTAAACCGCCAGATGAAATGTATGGATTAATATTAACCATGTTTATAATCTCATTGATATTATTTATAGCATCCTGCAGTTTGTTTCTGTTATATACTGTCATATTATACTGGTTTAAATAATACTGTTGTACATTTTCCTGATTTGATATCAGGGCTGATTGCTTTTCAAGTTCTCCATTAACTCGTTCTAAAATAACCATACCTGAAGCTACCTTGGACAAGCTGTCATGGAGCCTTGTCATTTTATCCTGATCATAGGTAGCACCCATGTTTGACATACCTGTTATGCTTTCTTGCATTCCCGAAACAGGTGCATTAGGATCCATAGTGATTAGTTTTAATGCTTCATTGAGTTTGTTTGTAGCTTTTGCCAATGTATCCTTATTTTGTAATGCAAAATTTGACTGTGCTATATATTCTGCCCCATTATTGGTTTGATTACTATGACTTCCCTGATTTCCATCACTCGCAGTTGCCGCCGGACTGGCATTTTGGTTATGACTCTGTTGGTCTTTATCTTCCGGCTCATTGTCTGTCTGTTTTTCCTGATTTGTAGTTACACTCTTATTTGCTTCATGTATCGTATCCTTAGAACCATTGGTTTTTGTATGCTCAACCATAGTTCCGGTGGAACGCCCTTTATAAATATAATGATACCCAAGGTATAGGCCGCCTGCAACAATAATTAGTATCATAATAAAAGCCAATATGCCGCCACCTTTAGAACTCTTTGGCTCACTATTTGGACTTTCTGTGCTGCCCTTATAGGCTTTGAATCTTTTAAGGCTTAATGAATTGGTTACTACCGATACTGAACTAAACGCCATAGCCCCTCCTGCAAGAACAGGACTTAAAAGACCTAGAGCAGCAAATGGTATTCCAATTATATTATATATGAATGCCCAAAATAGGTTTTGCTTTATTTTACCCATTGTTTTCTTCGAAAGCCTTATGGCAGTAGGTATTGATCTTAAATCCCCTCTCATAAGTGTTATATCTGCAGCTTCGATAGCAACATCTGTTCCTGTACCTATAGCCATTCCAATGTCTGCTGTAGCCAACGCAGGTGCATCATTGATACCGTCACCGACCATCCCAACAACCTTGCCCTGACTTTTTAGCTTTTCTACCTCTTCTGCTTTGTTTTCCGGAAGAACCTCAGCCAGTACATTTTTGATACCTACCTGTTTTGCAATGGCATTAGCGGTTCTCTTATTGTCACCGGTTATCATATAAACTACTATTCCCATTTTTTGAAGTTCTTCAATAGCTTCCTTTGAATGCTCCTTTACTGTATCTGCTACAGCAATTATTGCTTCGATACTGCTATTGACTGACATAAGCATTGCTGTCTTTCCTTCATCCTCAAGCTTTGCAATGGCAGCTTCCATATCGGCAGTACTAAGCCCTATTTCAGCCATAAGCTTCCTTGTTCCGATATAGATTTCCTTATTACCGATAACAGACTTTATACCTCTTCCCGGTATTGCTTCAAATTTGTCAGGGTCAGGTAAATTACCATATTCACTTTTTCCTTTTTCATATATTGCAACACCTAAAGGATGTTCTGAAGATTTTTCTGATATTGCAGACAGCTTAAGTATTTCATCTTTACTCATACTACCTAAATTTACTATATCAGTTACTTCAGGCTCACCTTTTGTAATGGTGCCGGTCTTATCAAGAACAACACTGTTTAGCTTATAGGCTGTTTCAAGGTGTTCTCCGCCTTTAATGAGTATACCGTTTTCCGCTCCCTTACCCGTACCTACCATGATAGCTGTGGGAGTAGCAAGACCTAAAGCACAAGGGCAAGCTATAACCAACACCGATACTGCACTTACCATGGCAGAGGTAAAATCTCCTATTACGAGATACCATATTAAGAATGTTAAAACAGCAATACCTACAACTGCAGGAACAAATATACCCGATACCTGATCAGCAATTTTCTGAATAGGGGCCTTAGAGCCTTGGGCATCCTCAACCATTTTGATGATCTGGGAAAGAGCAGTATCCTTACCCACCTTTGAAGCTTCAAATTTAAATGTACCGAACTTATTTATGGTAGCACCGATTACAGTGTCCCCAACCTTCTTTTCTACCGGCAGGCTCTCCCCGGTTAGCATAGATTCATCAATGGATGAATTCCCTTCCAACACCTTTCCGTCACAGGGCACCTTTTCTCCCGGTCTTACTACAACAATATCCCCAACAACAACCTCTTCAATTGCTACGTCTTCTTCAACACCATTTCTTATAACCCTTGCAGTCTTAGCCTGAAGGCCCATAAGCTTCTTTATTGCATCAGATGTTTTACCCTTAGCAACTGCCTCAAGGTATTTTCCAAGAAGTATGAGGGTTATAATTACTGCTGCCGCTTCAAAATATAATTCTTTCATCATCATACCTTCCTTAGCCGGCTGAAAGAAGGCATTATATATACTGAAAAAGTAAGCTGCCGATGTACCCAAACTAATCAAAACATCCATGTTTGCACTTCTAGCTTTGAGTGCATGAAAAGCATTCCTGTAAAACCTGAAACCTATGATAAACTGAACTGGTGTAGCTATGATCAACTGGAAATACTCGTTATGCAAAAATCCAATATCTATATGAAAAAGCATGACTACCATAGCTAATATAAGGGGTGAACTCAATATGGCAGATGCAATAAGTTCGAACCTTAGCCGCTTAATTTCTTTTTCTCGCTGCTCCTTTTCCTTGTCAGCAGCCACTTCCTGGGCCTTTTCAGCCTTATATCCAAGAAATTCTATTGTCTTTATGAGATCCGATGCTTTTATTTTTGATGGATCATATTGGACATTTGCCTTTTCAGTAGCAAGGTTCACAGAAGCATTTATTACACCATCTAGTTTATTAAGCTTCTTTTCTATTTTTGCCGAGCATGCCGCACAGGACATACCGCTTATTTTAAGCTCAACACTGCTATTTGCCTGCTCTATTTCCTTTTCAATCCCATAGCCTAATTTCTTCACTGCCTCAGTTATTTTATCGCTATCAACTGATATATCATCAAATTCAACTGTTGCTTTTTCAACAGCAAAATTAACATTTGCTTTTGTAATACCAGGTAATTTATTTATTATTTTCTCAATCCTTGCTGCACAAGCTGCACAAGTCATCCCCGATACTCTAAACGATTCCTTTCTTATCACATAATCACATCCTTAATATTGTTGTAAAATTAATATAATTGTAGAATTAATCAATATTAGCCATAATATATCAAACCTTATCCGCAGCAACCTCCTCCGCCGCTTGACCCACTCGCTGGCTTATAGCCCTTTATTTCATTTTTTATTTCATCTAGATTTATTTTATTAACATCATCCACTACTTTTACATACCCATTTAGCATCCCCATCCAACACTTAAATGTAAAATCTGCTTCAGGAACAAACTCAATCTTATTTTCTCCATTCTTCAAAGTCATCTGTGAGTTGTATTCCGGAAATACAAGCCTATTGTTGCAGTAATTAAGCTGCTCCCCGTTAATTACAAAGTTAGTTTTTACTCCTTTTTGCATAACGATAACTGCTGGTGAAAAGCCATAATCGTTGACACTAAAGCTAACATCTTGTATTCCGTCCTTTATTCTACCAACTGACACTTCATCTACAGGAACTTTTCCACCAATAAATTTAGTCGCTTTAGAGCTTGCACCGCAACAACCTCCACCTATGCTGCCTGATTGACCAGAAGGATCAGCGGCATCATTAATATCTTTATCTTGAACTTTTGTAATATCCGGTACAACCTTAATACTACTGCTTATCATCCCCATCCAGCATGTATAGACAAAAGTTCCTTCTCTTTTAGGTGTAAACTCTATTATATTATCACCTACTATAAGTTTCTCGTTCTCTATTCCAAATTCCTGCGAGGTTATGGCATTGTTACAACCGTTTAAGCTCTCTTTATCGGCTTTAATTATCCACTTAACAGGTATATCTTTTTGCACAACTATAGGTGTATATCCTCCCGGCTCAAGGTTTATCGTTACAACCTGTTCTCCATTATCTATTTTCGCAATGTTTCTACTCCCACCAGAACTTCCCAACGCAAGCCCGATATTATAACCTGAAAGGTTAAAACCCCTATTGAGCATAATCACTCCGAGTATCATAACCAGTACAGCACTTACCTTAAGCATTTTATGAGTAAACTTGCCGCTTAATAGTGAACTTATTGCACCAAAGCCAAACATAAGAGGAACAGTACCTATACTAAACAGAAACATTGATAATGCACCTGCCAGCATGCTTCCGGTTCCCAATGCGTATAACTGCATAGCCTGCAGAGGTCCGCAAGGCATTAATCCATTTAACAGTCCTATCACTATAGGCCCTTTTTTGCCAGTATTGCCGTGAATCTTTTTTCCAAATATTTTAGGCATCCTGGGATTTATCTTTCTAAGCCATGGAAAAATGTTTAACATATTAAGGCCCATAATCACCATAAATATACCTGAAACAATGGCAATTATACCCTTTACCGTTCCCGAAAAACTTACCACTGAGCCCAAAGCTCCCACTATACCACCAATAATAGTATAAGATATAACCCTTCCTAAGTTGTATAATGCACTGGGTGTTAGCCTGGTAAGTTCCCCCAATCTCCTGCCTCGGCCGTTCCCTTCTCTATCCATATCTTTTTCATTGCTACCCAACTTATACTGTACACATACCGATAAATTGATCCCTCCGCACATCGCTATACAATGAAGTGAAGTCAAAAGACCTACAACAAATAGTATGCCATATCCCATAGACTGGTTGACTTCAGGTATAAAATTAAAACCTATTGTGTTATTAATAATCAAATATAAAGCCAATATTATAACACCAATACCTATAACCTGCCCTGGTCTCATTCTATTTTCTTCAACTTTAGTTTTATATTCTTTATTTCGCTCATCTGTTTCAGATATTGATGAAGCTTCACTCTTTACCTTATAATCAAGCTTCTCTATAGTCTCAATTATTCTACCAATACCAAGTCTACTGCTGTCATAAGTAACATAAACACTTGAACTGCTGTAAATTGCTTTTGCTTCTATCATTCCCTCAAGTTTCATTAATACATTCTCAATTCTCATTTCACAGCTGGTACAAGTCATACCTTCTATATGAAGAGTTTTTTGTTTATTATTTAGACTCATAGTATACCTCCCCGCACTTAAAGTTTACTTTTATAATACTAACAGAAAAATATGAAGATTTTATGTAGGAAACAAAATCTCAGAGTGATTTTATTTCCTTAGTTGTTGTAGTGTGAAATTGAATAAGGTGGGGTATCCCACCTTTTCATTAAGTTATACTAGTTATACTTATTGAGTTTTCCAATTTGAAGTAAACAGCTCTTTATTCTTTTCAATTAATTCCTTTGGTATAGTTATATTTACTCCATCTTCTGTTTTTTCATCTTTCATAATAGGAACAGGGTTACATCCACCCCTTTGCTGCTCAACCATGTCCATCTTGAATCTGTTTCCGCAATTTTGACAAACTAGAACATCGCCTTGCTGCTTATAGTAAGCCTTTGGCGACCCATTACATACCTGGCATGTATTAAATGCAGTTCTAACTGATCCGTCCGATGCCTTAACAGCTAAAATTTCCATATTGGTACTTCCTGCTTTGAGAGGATAAAACTTAGCTGTTTCAGTTACTTCAGACTTTGGAATTACCAGGTCTGTAACACTGCTGGAAACGGTTTCGGTTTGGTTTCCATTTTGGCTTACATTTTCTCCTTTATCTTTTCCAATAAAGACAATAACTACTGCTACTACTAAAAGCACTGCAGCAATACCCGCAAAAATTGCAATCCCCTTTTTAGATTTATCTGCTTTTTTATTATTTTTCATTTTTTCTACCACCTTTTTAAAATATTAAGTTCATTTTATCAGGAGTTTGTGAAGATTTTATGGAGATATAAGAAATGTACCCAACTAATTTTTATTTACCTTTTTTCAGGATCTTCATAAACTATTCCTTCTGCATCAATAGAATAACCATTACCACCTGGGCACTTGGGTATTTCCTTAACATATTTATCGACTAACATTTCAATTTGCAAAGGATACTTCCCATTAACTTCTTTATATTTATCTGCTGCAGCTTGAAGCATTTTTACATTTTCCTCACAAGAGCTCTTTTTACCTGTTATTTTTTCCACAAGCTTGTGCACTATGTCATTATCAGAATGTCTACCTGTTAAATGTCCATAAATAAAATAAGAACCTGAAGCAATTATAAGAATCAGTATAGATAAAATTATAATATTTATTGTTTTTCTCATCAATTCACCTCCCGCTTAAATTTTTCATTTACTTTTTATTAGTTATTAAAACATAAATTTATGAAGATTTTATGTAGAAAAGGGGCTGTTGCAATAGTGATTGAAAATCTTTGCAACAGCCCCTTTATTAATTAGTCTTTAATACATTCACATGCCGCCCATCATGCTCATGCCGCCTTGCATGTTTGTGCCCATGTTCATACCACCCATCATTCCATGCATTCCATGCATTCCCATACCGCCTTGCATTCCGCTGTTCATATTCATTCCACCCTGCATGTTCATGCCGCCCATATTCATTCCACCTTGCATTTGCATTCCATTATGATATCCGTTTCCTATATTCATGCTTCCATATCCGTAGTAGTTATTAAATGTATTTATTCCCCATAATACTGCAAAAATCAATATGATACCCACAAGTGAAACTACCGCCAACTTGAACCAAGCATTGCTTAAAACTCCATTATTAGTCATATCAACGACCTCCTTTTACGCATTTAATGTTTCATTTGCATTTCCGCAGAATGGACAAACCTTCCACTCATCATTTAATTCCTTGCTGCAAACTACACATGTCTTATTAACAATAACTGCCTTTTTCCCTGAAAATGCTCCCTTTATTTTCCGTATATCATCTTCAGTAAATACATATCTCTTTACAGCCACAACAATTCCTATGACTAAACCAACAATAAATAGCACAAACAAAACCTTAATTAAAAGTAATAATAAGGAAGAAACTATTCCCATTGACCCAAAACCTACTCCAGATCCCATATACATTATATCACCTCCTCATGCCAGCTTATTTTTCCTTCTTGTCAATTTTAAAAAGCAAGAACTATGCCAACACTATAAGTAATAGAATTCATGGGTATTTGGTATAGACAAATTTATGAAACTGCCCCATCTACAATAGAACGTGTTCAATATTGAACACCTCTATGTAATAAATTACACACCTTGTTAAAGACATCAGCATGGACAATTGTTTTTCCCCATGATGCAGATCATGAATGATGTCCATAACCTCCTTCTCCGAAATTGAATCCAAGTTACCTGTGGATTCGTCCATTAAAAGGATATCAGTCATACAATAAATTAATTTAGTTATCTTTGTAAATTCGGTTTGACATTTTTCAGATAGTATTGTATGATTTACATATATAATGTTAAATACGATTAACAAAGAATAAAATTATATTGAGGAGGCTTATTTATGAGAAATACAAAAAAACTCATTCTCACATTGTTGGCGGCCACCGCACTCACGTGGCTATTTACAGCATTTTCAGTCAGCAATGCCGCGTCTGATTTAGCAGCAAACAATGACATTGTTCCTGTTACATCAATACCTTCACTTACAGACACAATACCTACACCAACGCCAACAAGCGCACTGCTTAGCGGGTGTGCCTTTGTGTCAGACAATACTTACCAATCCGCCATATTAAACTGTAAAATTCCAGATGCCTTTAAGGGAAAGAAGTTTGCTGTTTTCTATGAATACTGGACAAGTGATGCTCCAGATAAAATAACTAAAACCAATATATACAGAACTTATAACACAGATAATTTTTCTTCAGTTGACAGTTATGAATTGTTTAATGTGGAGTATAATGCCAAATATTCTTTTAGAGCTGCAATAATAGATCTCAACAGCCAAAATTCCCAAACCATTTATAGCGATGTTGTGACCTTTTCAAGCGTTCCACCACCAACTGCCGGGTTATTCAAACGTAGGATATATGGATATGTTGCACCTGAATTTAAAGCAAGCAGTGAAATAGACCGCAGCGGTTTCAAAGTATCCATTAATGGCGGTGCAGCTACTGCAACAACAGATTCTGAAGGATATTTCTCCTTCAGTACTTCCTCCAGTAACAAAGTTTTCTATAATATCAAAATAAGCAGGCCCGGCTATATCGAAAGAAGCATAGATCTCGGCTATATAACCGGCACAGTAAATGCAAGCCAGAATGGTGCATATACAATAATGCTATGTGGAGATATCAATAATGATAAGGCAGTTAATATGTCAGATGTAGTTCAAATAGCAAAAACCTTTAATCTCAGCATGGGAAGCGAAGGCTTCATTGGTGCAGCAGATTTCAATAGAGATAATGTTGTAAACATGAATGACATAGTATTGGCTGCTAAAAACTTCAATAAATCGGAAAATGACTATGCAGTTTACCCCAAGATACCCTATATCGAACTTAAAAGCCCTAGCGAGACAATCTATCTTTCATATAATAGAACTCCTATCTTTGATATTAACGGATACTACCTTAAAAATATTGCTAGCTACAGCTTCAAGTTAAATTATAGATATACGGCACAAATAATTGGAAAAGAATTAACAGGATCTCCTAGCGACAATTTATTGGCTAATCTCCAATATGATCCTGTCATCGAAACAAATAATGATACAGGTCAGAAAATTCTATCAGTTAATAAATCATATACAAAACTTGCAGATTATAAAAATTCCGGAGCAGGTGAGGAATCAGGAAGATTGATATCAATACAGTCTGTTATTCCATTTGTAAATAGTGCTACTGGAAGTGACATTTTCCAGTTCACAGAATTTACTTGCAAAGACTGGGATAATAATACTATAAAAGTCGAGATTTTAAAGCCAAGGTTTGTGGTAACATCCATAACACCCTAATTAGTAATATTTTAGTCCTTCCTTAATTTCGCTATATCTTTTCCCTATAAATAACAACAAATAGTGTACCTTTTCATAATTAAGTGCCATCAACCGAAAGTTGATGGCTATTTTTTTAATACTACAGTCTCATCCGCCACAATTACATCCATCACAACAACTATCACAACAGCATTCGCAACAATCTTCCCTGTGATTTCTAAATCTTTTATAAATAAAAGAAGGCCTATTATAAACAAAACTAGAATAACAATTATAACTGCTTTCATTATCATCCACTTCCTTCGATAATCTTAGCTATAATAGCATCTGATTTATTCCTGAGTCCTTGATTGACAATATTGCATATTATTTCTTTTGAATGTTTTATGTTCAATTGCATTGTTAGATTTTGAATTTTATTGAGCAAGCCATCAATTCTATTTTCTATATTATATTCATAAGAATTAATTAATTTTGTATACATTGATACTTGAACAATAATCAGTATATTCATTTAAAATAATCTTCTTTTTTTAAATAGACTTAGCATGCATTTTTCAACCTTCCATTACTCAATATTCTTATAAATAAGAGGAGATATTACTATATTATAAAATTATTACTAAAAGTATACAAGTTTAATGAAACTCTTAAAGTTTAAATATTTGATTATAATTGTGATATATTTCCCCATTTCATATTTTAAATTTTTCCATCCTATATATAAGTGCATGTCTTGATATTCCAAGGAGCCTTGCTGCCTGTGTTTGATTTCCTTTTGCCAGTTCCAGTGCTTGCCTTACAAAGCTTTCCTCTACTTCTTCAAGAGAGATACCCTCAGATGGAAGTCTAAAGTTATCTCTCTTGGAAAAGGCTCCCTTCACTATTTCCTTTGG
Encoded proteins:
- a CDS encoding sulfite exporter TauE/SafE family protein; translation: MSLNNKQKTLHIEGMTCTSCEMRIENVLMKLEGMIEAKAIYSSSSVYVTYDSSRLGIGRIIETIEKLDYKVKSEASSISETDERNKEYKTKVEENRMRPGQVIGIGVIILALYLIINNTIGFNFIPEVNQSMGYGILFVVGLLTSLHCIAMCGGINLSVCVQYKLGSNEKDMDREGNGRGRRLGELTRLTPSALYNLGRVISYTIIGGIVGALGSVVSFSGTVKGIIAIVSGIFMVIMGLNMLNIFPWLRKINPRMPKIFGKKIHGNTGKKGPIVIGLLNGLMPCGPLQAMQLYALGTGSMLAGALSMFLFSIGTVPLMFGFGAISSLLSGKFTHKMLKVSAVLVMILGVIMLNRGFNLSGYNIGLALGSSGGSRNIAKIDNGEQVVTINLEPGGYTPIVVQKDIPVKWIIKADKESLNGCNNAITSQEFGIENEKLIVGDNIIEFTPKREGTFVYTCWMGMISSSIKVVPDITKVQDKDINDAADPSGQSGSIGGGCCGASSKATKFIGGKVPVDEVSVGRIKDGIQDVSFSVNDYGFSPAVIVMQKGVKTNFVINGEQLNYCNNRLVFPEYNSQMTLKNGENKIEFVPEADFTFKCWMGMLNGYVKVVDDVNKINLDEIKNEIKGYKPASGSSGGGGCCG
- the copZ gene encoding copper chaperone CopZ — encoded protein: MASEVKTLNVEGMSCNHCENSVKKAVGALNGVGNVTVDLKSKKVTIEFDPSKVNVDIIKDAIVDQGYDVI
- a CDS encoding DUF2318 domain-containing protein, with protein sequence MKNNKKADKSKKGIAIFAGIAAVLLVVAVVIVFIGKDKGENVSQNGNQTETVSSSVTDLVIPKSEVTETAKFYPLKAGSTNMEILAVKASDGSVRTAFNTCQVCNGSPKAYYKQQGDVLVCQNCGNRFKMDMVEQQRGGCNPVPIMKDEKTEDGVNITIPKELIEKNKELFTSNWKTQ
- a CDS encoding dockerin type I domain-containing protein, with the protein product MRNTKKLILTLLAATALTWLFTAFSVSNAASDLAANNDIVPVTSIPSLTDTIPTPTPTSALLSGCAFVSDNTYQSAILNCKIPDAFKGKKFAVFYEYWTSDAPDKITKTNIYRTYNTDNFSSVDSYELFNVEYNAKYSFRAAIIDLNSQNSQTIYSDVVTFSSVPPPTAGLFKRRIYGYVAPEFKASSEIDRSGFKVSINGGAATATTDSEGYFSFSTSSSNKVFYNIKISRPGYIERSIDLGYITGTVNASQNGAYTIMLCGDINNDKAVNMSDVVQIAKTFNLSMGSEGFIGAADFNRDNVVNMNDIVLAAKNFNKSENDYAVYPKIPYIELKSPSETIYLSYNRTPIFDINGYYLKNIASYSFKLNYRYTAQIIGKELTGSPSDNLLANLQYDPVIETNNDTGQKILSVNKSYTKLADYKNSGAGEESGRLISIQSVIPFVNSATGSDIFQFTEFTCKDWDNNTIKVEILKPRFVVTSITP